A genomic window from Fibrobacterota bacterium includes:
- a CDS encoding AAA family ATPase: MSSQMDSLRTWTPTLPARMAHSTRCPALSISSGKGGVGKSHVALSLALALADLGKRILLVDGDMGLANLHILCGLHPKADLDDVLAGRCEPSDALLAVCPGLDLLPSASGVAQLAALPPARLNALSRSLRSLQEDYDLAIVDTGAGIGDTTMNLILASDRLLLVTTPEPTAQADAYALLKVLRAQRKDLSVSICVNMAASEEEAVSCQSRLLQVCGRFLSWEPSWAGWIPRQAGLERHVLERRPAFRAAADSPFARAIRALAREAAMDLQDGGGFFDRLAEPSPQVRP, encoded by the coding sequence ATGTCTAGCCAGATGGACTCGCTGCGCACCTGGACACCCACCTTGCCCGCGCGCATGGCCCATTCCACCCGCTGTCCGGCGCTGTCCATCTCTTCCGGCAAGGGAGGGGTGGGGAAATCCCACGTCGCGCTCTCGCTGGCGCTGGCCCTTGCCGACCTGGGCAAGCGCATCCTGCTAGTGGATGGCGACATGGGCCTGGCCAACCTCCACATCCTTTGCGGTCTCCACCCAAAGGCTGATCTGGACGATGTCCTGGCCGGGCGCTGCGAACCCTCCGACGCGTTGCTGGCCGTTTGCCCCGGATTGGATCTGCTCCCTTCCGCTTCCGGAGTGGCCCAACTCGCCGCTTTGCCGCCGGCGCGATTGAACGCCCTCTCGCGATCGCTTCGCAGCCTGCAGGAAGACTACGACCTGGCCATCGTGGATACCGGTGCCGGCATCGGCGACACCACCATGAACCTGATCCTGGCTTCCGACCGGCTCCTTCTGGTCACCACGCCGGAGCCCACCGCCCAGGCGGACGCCTACGCGCTCCTGAAGGTGTTGCGCGCCCAGCGCAAGGATCTGTCCGTGAGCATCTGCGTGAACATGGCCGCCTCGGAAGAAGAGGCCGTCTCGTGCCAGTCCCGCCTGCTGCAAGTTTGCGGACGATTCTTGTCATGGGAGCCGTCGTGGGCCGGATGGATCCCGCGCCAGGCCGGATTGGAGCGCCACGTGCTGGAACGGCGTCCCGCCTTCCGCGCCGCGGCCGACTCCCCCTTCGCCCGCGCCATCCGCGCCCTGGCCCGCGAAGCGGCCATGGACCTCCAGGATGGCGGCGGATTCTTCGACCGGTTGGCGGAACCCTCTCCGCAGGTGCGACCATGA
- the flhF gene encoding flagellar biosynthesis protein FlhF, with protein MRIRKFQADSMREALLQVKEELGPEALILRTQKIKGSLLGGTERWEVTAGLEDRFFASPERVEEDKPTGRSSAYGPGSRRAPEPTRTNAPPPPTPSSEPETGRQTAISRDEFRALQDGLESVRRATEAPTQAITAVRHEMGQLRSVVSLLAEQWKGDGAASVSVPLLPWYQRLVSVDFAEDLARETCEQAAIALKDDTRDDPAWIRSVVLRSLASRMPCAPLRFARGKGSQRLLFAGPTGVGKTTTLMKLAIRLSRQDGYSVGIVGCDSYRIGAQEQIRTFCDVAGLPLRVVFTDADLESALKETSNLDVVLVDTAGRSPANQVHFLELSALVDRIRPQDIVLVQSATTRLRDLSASVRAYRDLGPTKLVFTKIDETDSHGAMCTLAARERIPVTALCFGQEIPEAMSEASSEELARMLLGDDDV; from the coding sequence TTGCGGATCAGAAAATTCCAGGCCGACAGCATGCGTGAGGCTCTTCTCCAAGTGAAGGAGGAGTTGGGACCGGAAGCGTTGATCCTGCGCACGCAGAAGATCAAGGGCTCCTTGCTGGGCGGAACCGAACGTTGGGAAGTCACAGCCGGTCTGGAAGATCGCTTCTTCGCTTCCCCCGAACGGGTGGAAGAAGACAAGCCCACGGGCCGATCCAGCGCCTACGGCCCCGGATCGCGCAGAGCCCCGGAACCGACCCGGACCAACGCTCCCCCACCACCCACCCCGTCTTCCGAGCCGGAAACCGGCCGCCAAACCGCCATCTCCCGCGACGAATTCCGCGCTCTCCAGGACGGCCTGGAATCCGTGCGGCGCGCGACGGAAGCACCCACGCAAGCCATCACGGCGGTACGCCACGAAATGGGCCAACTGCGCTCGGTGGTCTCGCTTCTGGCCGAACAATGGAAAGGGGACGGCGCCGCCTCGGTCAGCGTTCCCTTGTTGCCCTGGTACCAACGGTTGGTGTCGGTCGATTTCGCCGAGGACCTCGCCCGCGAAACCTGCGAGCAAGCCGCGATCGCCCTCAAGGACGACACCCGCGACGATCCCGCCTGGATTCGCTCGGTGGTCTTGCGGTCGCTGGCCTCCCGGATGCCCTGCGCGCCGCTTCGGTTCGCCCGAGGCAAGGGCAGCCAGCGCCTGTTGTTCGCCGGTCCCACCGGAGTGGGAAAGACCACCACCCTGATGAAACTCGCCATCCGCCTTTCCCGGCAGGACGGCTACTCCGTGGGGATCGTGGGGTGCGATTCCTACCGCATCGGCGCCCAGGAACAGATCCGCACCTTCTGCGACGTGGCGGGATTGCCGCTTCGCGTGGTGTTCACGGATGCGGATCTGGAATCCGCCCTCAAGGAAACATCCAACCTGGACGTGGTCCTGGTGGACACCGCCGGACGCTCTCCGGCCAACCAGGTCCATTTCCTGGAACTGTCCGCCCTGGTAGACAGAATCCGTCCCCAGGACATCGTGTTGGTCCAGTCGGCCACCACCCGGCTTCGCGACCTCTCCGCCTCGGTGCGCGCCTATCGCGACCTGGGACCCACCAAGCTGGTGTTCACCAAGATCGACGAGACCGACAGCCACGGCGCCATGTGCACCCTGGCCGCGCGCGAGCGCATTCCGGTCACCGCGCTGTGCTTTGGCCAGGAGATCCCGGAAGCGATGAGCGAGGCCTCCAGCGAAGAACTCGCGCGCATGCTTTTGGGTGACGACGATGTCTAG